One Nocardioides dongkuii genomic window, GCGGTGCGCCATCTCGCGCAGGCAGATGCGGCACAGGCCGAACTTGCGGTAGACGGCCTTGGGCCGGCCGCAGCGCTGGCAGCGGGTGTAGCCGCGCACCGCGAACTTGGGCTTGCGGGCGGCCTTGACCCTCAGAGCGGTCTTCGCCATGTCAGTTCTCCTTGAACGGGAAGCCGAGCTGCTTGAGCAGCGCCCGGCCGTGGTCGTCGTTGGTGGCCGTGGTCACGATCGTGATGTCCATGCCGCGCGACCGGTCGATCTTGTCCTGATCGATCTCGTGGAACATGACCTGCTCGGTCAGACCGAAGGTGTAGTTGCCACGGCCGTCGAACTGGCCCGGGTTCAACCCGCGGAAGTCGCGGATACGGGGCAGCGCGAGCGAGAGCAGGCGGTCCAGGAACTCCCACATCCGGTCGCCGCGCAGCGTGGTGTGCGCGCCGATCGGCATGCCCTCGCGCAGCTTGAACTGCGCGATGGACTTGCGGGCCTTGGTGACCAGCGGCTTCTGGCCGGTGATCGCGGTGAGGTCCTTGACCGCGCCGTCGATCAGCTTGGAGTCGCGGGCCGCCTCGCCGACGCCCATGTTGACCACGATCTTCACCAGACCGGGGACCTGCATGACGTTGGGGATCTCGAACTCGGAGCGCAGCGCGGGGAGGATCTCCTCGCGGTAGCGGGTCTTGAGACGAGGGGTGGTGGACGCGGACGCGGTGGTCTGGGTCTCGGTCATCAGATTTCCTTGCCGGTCTTGCGAGAGATGCGGACGCTGCGCGTCGCGGAGTACGTCGAGCCGTCGGGACGGCGCTTGGTGACCTCGTCACGGCGGAAGCCGATCCGGGTCACGCCGTCGCCCTCGACGAGCATGACGTTGGAGACGTGGATGGGGGCCTCGGCGGTGATGATCCCGCCGGTGGTGCCGGCGCGCCCGCCCTGGTTGACGACCTTGGTGTGTCGCTTGACCCGGTTGACGCCCTCGACGATCACCCGCTGCTCCTCACGGAGCACCTGGATGACCTTGCCCTCGGCACCCTTGTCCTTGCCGGCGATCACCTTGACGGTGTCGCCCTTCTTGATGTTCACGACGTTCTTGGTCATCACAGCACCTCCGGGGCCAGCGAGATGATCTTCATGAACTTCTTCTCGCGCAGCTCGCGACCCACGGGGCCGAAGATGCGGGTGCCCCGGGGCTCCCCGTCGTTCTTGAGGATGACGGCGGCGTTCTCGTCGAAGCGGATGTACGAGCCGTCGGCGCGACGGCGCTCCTTGACGGTGCGCACGATCACGGCCTTGACCACGTCACCCTTCTTCACGTTGCCACCGGGGATCGCATCCTTCACGGTGGCGACGATGACGTCGCCGATGCCGGCGTAGCGCCGACCCGAGCCACCGAGAACACGGATGCAAAGGATCTCCTTCGCACCGGTGTTGTCGGCGACCTTGAGTCGCGACTCCTGCTGGATCACTGTCTTCTCCTTGTCACCCGGTTCTCACCTGACGGTGAGCCTGGGGGAACGTGTCTATGGTCGTCCGGCTTCGCCGGGCTGACTTCTCGTTCCGTCGAGCCACGCTGGCTGCGCTCGACGGTTCGACGGGCTACTTGGCCTTCTCGAGGACCTGGACGACGCGCCACCGCTTGGTGGCCGACAGCGGACGGGTCTCCATCAGGAGGACCCGGTCGCCGATGCCGCACTCGTTGGTCTCGTCGTGCGCCTTGAGCTTGCTCGTGCGGCGCAGGACCTTGCCGTAGAGCGCGTGCTTGACGCGGTCCTCGACGGACACGACCACGGTCTTGTCCATCTTGTCGCTGACGACCAGGCCCTCTCGGACCTTCCGCGCGTTGCGCTCGGTGGTCGGGGTCTGCTCGCTCATGCGGCACCATCCTCGTTGCTCTGGTTGTCGCCAGCGTCCGGAGCGGTCCGGATGCCGAGCTCGCGCTCGCGCACCACGGTGTAGATCCGGGCGATGTCCTTCTTGACCGTACGGAGCCGGCCATGGCTCTCCAGCTGGCCGGTGGCCGCCTGGAAGCGGAGGTTGAAGAGCTCCTCCTTGGCCTCGCGCAGCTTGGACTCGAGATCGATGTCGTTCATCTCGTCGAGCTCGTGAGCGGTCGTCATCAGAATTCACCTGCCTCACGGGTGATGAACCGGCACTTCATGGGGAGCTTGTGCATCGCACGGCGCATGGCCTCGCGAGCGGTCACCTCATCCACACCGGAAAGCTCGAACATGACACGGCCGGGCTTGACGTTCGCGATCCACCACTCCGGCGAGCCCTTACCGGAACCCATGCGGGTCTCGGCGGGCTTCTTGGTCAGCGGACGGTCCGGGTAGATGTTGATCCACACCTTGCCGCCACGCTTGATGTGGCGGGTCATCGCGATACGCGCCGACTCGATCTGGCGGTTGGTCACGTAGTGTCCCTCGACCGCCTGGATGCCGAAGTCGCCGAAGGCGAGCTTCGTGCCACCCTTGGCAGCACCGGTCCGCTTGGGGTGGTGCTGCTTGCGGTGCTTGACACGACGGGGCATCAGCATGGCTCAGCCCTCCTGAGTCTCGGCCGGGGTGGCCGCCTGAGCGGTGTCGCCACCGGCAGGCGCCTCGGTCGCGGCAGGGGCGTCGCCACGGTCGGCACGCGCCGGGCGGTCGCCACGGGTGCCACGGGTCGGACGCTCGCCGCCGCGCTGCGGACGGCTGCCGCCACGGCCGGGAACGCCGGCGCGGGCAGCGGCCTGGGCCTGACGCTCGGCACGGGTGCCGGCGACCTCGCCCTTGTAGATCCAGACCTTCACGCCGATCCGGCCGAAGGTCGTCTTGGCCTCGTAGAAGCCGTAGTCGATGTCGGCGCGCAGGGTGTGCAGGGGCACGCGGCCCTCGCGGTAGAACTCGGTGCGCGACATCTCGGCGCCGTTGAGGCGGCCGGAGCACTGGATCCGGATGCCCTTGGCACCGGAGCGCATCGAGGTCTGCATCGCCTTGCGCATCGCACGACGGAACTGCACGCGACCGGCGAGCTGCTCCGCGACGCCCTGGGCGACCAGCTGCGCGTCGACCTCGGGGTTCTTGACCTCGAGGATGTTCAGCTGCACCTGCTTGCCGGTGAGCTTCTCGAGCTCGGTGCGGATGCGGTCGGCCTCGGCGCCGCGGCGACCGATCACGATGCCGGGACGCGCGGTGTGGATGTCGACGCGGACGCGGTCACGCGTCCGCTCGATCTCCACCTTCGAGATGCCGGCCCGCTCCATGCCCTTGGAGAGCAGCTTGCGGATCGCGACGTCCTCGCCGACGTAGGACTTGTACAGCTTGTCGGCGTACCACCGCGACTTGTGGTCGGTGGAGATGCCGAGGCGGAACCCGTTCGGGTTGATCTTCTGGCCCATCAGGCACTCTTTCCGTTCTTGGTCGCCTTCGATGCCTTCACCACGGCGGCCGGCTGGACCACCAGGGTGATGTGGCTCGTGCGCTTGTTGATGCGGGTGGCCCGGCCCTGGGCACGGGGGCGCCAGCGCTTCATCGTCGGGCCCTCGTCGACCTGCGCCACGGAGACCACCAGGTCGCCGGTGTCGAGACCCTCGGTGGTCCCGGCGTTGGCGACGGCGCTCTCGAGCACCTTGTAGACGGTGGCCGCGGCGGCCTGCGGCGCGAACCGCAGGAGCGAGAGGGCGTCGTCCACGGCCATGCCGCGGACCATGTCGACGACGCGACGGGCCTTCATCGGCGTGATCCGCACGAAGCGGGCGGTGGCGAAGGAGCCCGGCTGGTCGCCGAGCAACGACTCACGACGGGCGCTGGTGCGCTGACGCTCAGTGGTGCTCATCGGCGACGTCCCTTCCGGTCTTCCTTCACGTGCCCGCGGTAGGTGCGGGTGGGGGCGAACTCGCCCAGCTTGTGGCCGACCATGGAGTCGGTCACGAACACCGGGACGTGCTTGCGCCCGTCGTGGACAGCGATGGTGTGGCCGATCATGTCCGGCACGATCATCGAGCGGCGCGACCAGGTCTTGATCACGTTGTGGGAGCCCTTGGCGTTCTCG contains:
- the rplP gene encoding 50S ribosomal protein L16, which gives rise to MLMPRRVKHRKQHHPKRTGAAKGGTKLAFGDFGIQAVEGHYVTNRQIESARIAMTRHIKRGGKVWINIYPDRPLTKKPAETRMGSGKGSPEWWIANVKPGRVMFELSGVDEVTAREAMRRAMHKLPMKCRFITREAGEF
- the rplX gene encoding 50S ribosomal protein L24, whose amino-acid sequence is MTKNVVNIKKGDTVKVIAGKDKGAEGKVIQVLREEQRVIVEGVNRVKRHTKVVNQGGRAGTTGGIITAEAPIHVSNVMLVEGDGVTRIGFRRDEVTKRRPDGSTYSATRSVRISRKTGKEI
- the rplE gene encoding 50S ribosomal protein L5, which translates into the protein MTETQTTASASTTPRLKTRYREEILPALRSEFEIPNVMQVPGLVKIVVNMGVGEAARDSKLIDGAVKDLTAITGQKPLVTKARKSIAQFKLREGMPIGAHTTLRGDRMWEFLDRLLSLALPRIRDFRGLNPGQFDGRGNYTFGLTEQVMFHEIDQDKIDRSRGMDITIVTTATNDDHGRALLKQLGFPFKEN
- the rpmC gene encoding 50S ribosomal protein L29, whose product is MTTAHELDEMNDIDLESKLREAKEELFNLRFQAATGQLESHGRLRTVKKDIARIYTVVRERELGIRTAPDAGDNQSNEDGAA
- a CDS encoding type Z 30S ribosomal protein S14, which translates into the protein MAKTALRVKAARKPKFAVRGYTRCQRCGRPKAVYRKFGLCRICLREMAHRGELPGVTKSSW
- the rplN gene encoding 50S ribosomal protein L14, with amino-acid sequence MIQQESRLKVADNTGAKEILCIRVLGGSGRRYAGIGDVIVATVKDAIPGGNVKKGDVVKAVIVRTVKERRRADGSYIRFDENAAVILKNDGEPRGTRIFGPVGRELREKKFMKIISLAPEVL
- the rpsS gene encoding 30S ribosomal protein S19 gives rise to the protein MPRSLKKGPFVDDHLQKKVDAENAKGSHNVIKTWSRRSMIVPDMIGHTIAVHDGRKHVPVFVTDSMVGHKLGEFAPTRTYRGHVKEDRKGRRR
- the rpsQ gene encoding 30S ribosomal protein S17, coding for MSEQTPTTERNARKVREGLVVSDKMDKTVVVSVEDRVKHALYGKVLRRTSKLKAHDETNECGIGDRVLLMETRPLSATKRWRVVQVLEKAK
- the rpsC gene encoding 30S ribosomal protein S3, which encodes MGQKINPNGFRLGISTDHKSRWYADKLYKSYVGEDVAIRKLLSKGMERAGISKVEIERTRDRVRVDIHTARPGIVIGRRGAEADRIRTELEKLTGKQVQLNILEVKNPEVDAQLVAQGVAEQLAGRVQFRRAMRKAMQTSMRSGAKGIRIQCSGRLNGAEMSRTEFYREGRVPLHTLRADIDYGFYEAKTTFGRIGVKVWIYKGEVAGTRAERQAQAAARAGVPGRGGSRPQRGGERPTRGTRGDRPARADRGDAPAATEAPAGGDTAQAATPAETQEG
- the rplV gene encoding 50S ribosomal protein L22 — translated: MSTTERQRTSARRESLLGDQPGSFATARFVRITPMKARRVVDMVRGMAVDDALSLLRFAPQAAAATVYKVLESAVANAGTTEGLDTGDLVVSVAQVDEGPTMKRWRPRAQGRATRINKRTSHITLVVQPAAVVKASKATKNGKSA